The Rubricoccus marinus nucleotide sequence AGCCGCCGCTGGGCTCGCGAGAGCCGCCGAATACGCCCGCTTGAGAAGTCCCTGGAAGTGGTGGACGCCCACTTCTTGAGCGGGCGAGAACACGCCCTGATCGTAGCCGCGAGAGGCGAGCCCGCGTTGGACGTGCTCGCATACCTCGATGTCCTCGGCCTGCACGCGATCACTGAAGGCGAGGTCGTCCGCGATGCGCTGCCGGGCCCCTGGCGACTCGATATCCACATAGTGGAAGTCGAAGACGACGCGGCAGCGCCCGGGGCCAAGCGGGAGGACGGTGTTGGTTTGGAGGCGCCCCGGCAGGATGTTGAGCATCGTGTTGGGGAAGATCCAGTAGTAGAACGCGGCGTCGCTGGCGTCTCCGTAGACGTTGGCTTCACCCTCGCGGAGCGGGCTGTGCTGGAGGTTGTAGTGCTCAGACGTCTCCGTGGCGTACGCCGCCGCGTCCAGCACGTCACACAGTTCGGGGTGGACGATGGGGAGGTGGTACCCCTCCAGGTAGTTGTCCACATACACCTTCCAGTCGCACGCCACGTCATAGACGACACGCTCGTGGAAGCGCATCGCGGCGATATCCACAGGCGCGATGCGCTCGCGGATGCCGCCCAGAACCGTCGCCAGAGGCGGGCCGCTGGCGCGAAGCCGCACGAACACGAGCCCCTCCCACTCGGCGACCTCGATGGGGACGAGGCCGAAGTCTCGCTTGTCGAACAACTCCGAGTGGCCGAAGCGCGGGACGCCGCGGAGCGATCCATCCAGCCGGTACGTCCAGCCGTGGTACTTGCACTGGAGCATCCGCGCGCAGCCGCTGGCGTCGGTCGCCAGAGGCCCGCCGCGGTGGCGGCACACGTTGTAGAAGGCGCGGAGGGCGCCATCCCCATCGCGCAGGACCATCACGGGGTCCTCGGCGACGGTTGCCGTCACGAAGTCGCCAGAGGCCTGAACCCGCGAGGTGTGCGTCACGAACTGCCACGAGGATGCGAACACGGCCTCGGACTCGAAGGCGAGCACGCGCGGATCCGTGTACCACGCCGACGGGA carries:
- a CDS encoding aromatic ring-hydroxylating oxygenase subunit alpha translates to MDLPVFSPEALHHAPIERAQTIPSAWYTDPRVLAFESEAVFASSWQFVTHTSRVQASGDFVTATVAEDPVMVLRDGDGALRAFYNVCRHRGGPLATDASGCARMLQCKYHGWTYRLDGSLRGVPRFGHSELFDKRDFGLVPIEVAEWEGLVFVRLRASGPPLATVLGGIRERIAPVDIAAMRFHERVVYDVACDWKVYVDNYLEGYHLPIVHPELCDVLDAAAYATETSEHYNLQHSPLREGEANVYGDASDAAFYYWIFPNTMLNILPGRLQTNTVLPLGPGRCRVVFDFHYVDIESPGARQRIADDLAFSDRVQAEDIEVCEHVQRGLASRGYDQGVFSPAQEVGVHHFQGLLKRAYSAALASPAAASGASG